CCGTCACGACGGGAGTAACCTCGGGAACGTGTCCAGAATCCCGTCGATCTCCGATGTCGCCGGCGAGGCCAGCAGATTCACGGACTACAGCGTTCCCGATGCGGGGATCCGAGCGATCTACACGCAGGAGAGCATCTGGCAGGCCTGGCTCGACGTCGAGGTCGCGCTCGCGCAGGCCGAGGCGGAGCTCGGCATCGTGCCGGCCGACGCGGCGCGGCGCATCACCGAGGTCGCCAGGCTCGAGAATCTCGACCTCGACCGCGTCGTCGCCGACATGCGCATCCAGGGCCACCCCCTCATGCCGCTCATCGAGGAGCTCGTGCGGGTGGCGGGCGATCACGCCGGCGGCTGGGTGCACTGGGGCGCCACGACCCAGAACATCACCCAGTCCGGCAACGCGATCCTCATCAAGCGGGCCCACCGGATCATCAACCAGCTCGTGCTCGACTGCCTCGGGGCGATGGCCGACCTCGCCGAGCGCTCCGCGACGATGATCATGCCGGGCCGCACCCACGGCCAGCACGCCGTGCCGATCACCTTCGGCGTGAAGGTGGCCACGTGGATCGACGACTTCCTGCGCGGCCACGATCGCATCCGCCGCGGCGTGCAGCCGTGCCTGCGCGTGATGACGGCCGGCGCCGTCGGCACCTACGCCTCGCTCGGCGCGCTGGGCCCCAAGGTGCAGCAGCGCGTGGCCGAGAAGCTGCGCCTCGAGCCGATGCCCGTGCCCTCGCGCGCGCTACTGTCGCCGCAGTCGGCCTACATCACCGATCTCGCGCTGCTCGCCTCGTGCGCCGGGCGCATCGCGATCGAGATCGAGACGGGCATGCAGACGGAGTTCGGCGAGGTGTCGGAGCCGGTGCCCGAGGGATCGGTCGGCAGCTCGACCATGCCGCACAAGCGCAACCCCAAGCTGTGCGCCGATGTGCTCGACCTCTCCGCGCAGGTGCGGGGCCTCGCGCCCGAGGCCATGGGCGCGATCGTGCACCCGCACGAGGCCGACGGCGGCGCCACCGCGAAGCTCGAGGCGATCATGGCGGCCGCCCTCATCGCGATGGGCGACATGCTCAT
This genomic interval from Microbacterium sediminis contains the following:
- a CDS encoding class-II fumarase/aspartase family protein, with amino-acid sequence MSRIPSISDVAGEASRFTDYSVPDAGIRAIYTQESIWQAWLDVEVALAQAEAELGIVPADAARRITEVARLENLDLDRVVADMRIQGHPLMPLIEELVRVAGDHAGGWVHWGATTQNITQSGNAILIKRAHRIINQLVLDCLGAMADLAERSATMIMPGRTHGQHAVPITFGVKVATWIDDFLRGHDRIRRGVQPCLRVMTAGAVGTYASLGALGPKVQQRVAEKLRLEPMPVPSRALLSPQSAYITDLALLASCAGRIAIEIETGMQTEFGEVSEPVPEGSVGSSTMPHKRNPKLCADVLDLSAQVRGLAPEAMGAIVHPHEADGGATAKLEAIMAAALIAMGDMLMRLKIVLEGLELFPDRMKRNLELSGNMIGSEAVMLALGEEIGRDEAHRIVYEIAMQAIKTEEDDFEELLIDDERVAGALSAPQIRELLDPTKHVGLSPEIARQAAWRAREAVAGR